The Bradysia coprophila strain Holo2 unplaced genomic scaffold, BU_Bcop_v1 contig_732, whole genome shotgun sequence genome has a window encoding:
- the LOC119084162 gene encoding uncharacterized protein LOC119084162 gives MIRLIILMLHLIVYGVWSSSPTALPTKSRILISTNCSRELFNIKLDLDRSFKGVIFPKDFSDECRVKGDYSPTVEIHLPTSGCGIRSETPVDGLHEFSVHLIIQMDEKLRQSSDLQRIVRCSVSTEQMTTDIPMAAGTKKKSSRNGRMHGTIINETERIQAWLELGGNDGSGAVEVGQQTSMNVKVILPDRIDVRVIDCVALDGIGEASQKLFDERGCPIDEQVMPALTLNKRYIEEGWSKPSKDDIVEKLFTATFPAFKFPDRERLHVNCGVQLCREQCPTINCTSNDEFLLNSTTRLSRLQVFNSLAVTAPQIEIDRVRSNGAADDVTIDEYPPKVRSLRSDGILCMSTSKLAISFCILGMIFLIAVIVSIVCLLRARARSKESTFLTTNSVSMFSSSSSSNSRIESRLLIPYGGTLPYAQVY, from the exons ATGATTCGGCTCATTATTTTGATGTTGCATTTAATTGTTTACGGGGTCTGGTCAAGTAGTCCAACGGCATTACCAACAAAAAGTCGAATTTTAATTAGTACAAATTGTTCACGTGAATTGTTCAACATCAAATTGGATCTGGACAGATCGTTCAAAGGCGTCATCTTTCCAAAAGATTTCTCCGACGAGTGTCGAGTGAAAG GTGACTATTCACCAACGGTGGAAATCCACCTACCAACATCGGGATGCGGAATCCGGTCCGAGACGCCAGTCGATGGATTGCACGAGTTCTCTGTTCATTTGATCATACAAATGGACGAAAAATTGCGTCAGAGTTCTGATTTACAGCGAATAGTACGGTGCTCGGTATCGACCGAACAAATGACAACGGACATTCCTATGGCTGCAGGAACTAAGAAGAAAAGTTCGAG AAACGGTCGCATGCATGGCACAATCATTAACGAAACGGAGCGCATACAAGCCTGGTTGGAATTAGGAGGAAATGATGGATCTGGTGCCGTTGAAGTTGGCCAACAAACATCAATGAATGTGAAGGTCATTTTGCCAGATCGAATCGACGTCCGGGTTATCGATTGTGTGGCTCTGGACGGCATCGGCGAAGCTTCGCAGAAATTGTTCGATGAGAGAGGTTGCCCAATCGATGAGCAG GTGATGCCCGCGCTAACACTAAACAAACGATACATCGAAGAAGGATGGTCTAAGCCCAGCAAGGACGATATagtcgaaaaattgtttactgcTACATTTCCAGCCTTCAAATTTCCCGATCGTGAACGACTGCATGTCAATTGTGGCGTCCAACTATGTAGAGAGCAGTGTCCAACG ATCAATTGCACCAGCAACGacgaatttcttttgaattcaACAACACGATTGTCTCGACTGCAAGTATTCAATTCTCTAGCAGTAACAGCACCGCAAATCGAAATCGATAGAGTTCGTTCCAACGGCGCCGCAGATGACGTGACGA TCGACGAATATCCGCCGAAAGTGAGGTCACTGCGTTCGGACGGGATTCTGTGCATGTCAACCTCCAAACTGGCCATATCGTTTTGCATTCTCGGTATGATATTCCTAATTGCGGTCATTGTTTCCATTGTGTGCTTGTTGAGGGCTCGAGCAAGGAGTAAGGAATCAACGTTCCTGACAACAAACAGCGTCAGCATGTTTTCGTCGAG TTCGAGTTCTAATTCGCGAATCGAGAGCAGACTTCTGATCCCGTATGGTGGTACGTTACCTTATGCACAGGTCTACTAA
- the LOC119084163 gene encoding uncharacterized protein LOC119084163 — protein sequence MTLKLSLVNTVFLGSLIAGVIKGDAGGYNVENVWKSSKTDFTERPRPAWTDGVQKYHDDIIEAFGKFPPGPLMDKSNAVTTTFQSYITKLVTLSNSNSTVLSSGSQSILEVLKKVNLLENTPIGVINEFYRILPTLMETYRGIVSNVSPMLTSVTGPVITQAMSDLESSFKNYMTEFLRGDERGNKRKVDYEPVVKRLEFLNNTVSSLMELTQNPVEKGFDTLPLGGSHNRLARGLGILSGTKPIIPIVPTIRNSTSNIAENIINNPVTNFVQDAVTVVKLVLEHIVICFYGLSSCSEAVLSEQQGEVQTV from the exons ATGACATTGAAATTAAGTCTTGTTAATACTGTTTTTTTGGGG TCTCTCATCGCTGGTGTGATAAAAGGCGACGCTGGCGGCTATAATGTAGAGAATGTGTGGAAAAGTTCtaaaactgattttactgaACGGCCTAGGCCAGCTTGGACGGATggagttcaaaaataccatgaCGATATAATAGAGGCATTCGGTAAATTTCCGCCTGGACCGTTGATGGATAAATCAAATGCTGTGACTACGACATTTCAAAGCTATATAACTAAACTTGTTACGTTAAGTAATTCAAACTCAACAGTACTTTCATCGGGTTCGCAATCAATATTGGAAGTGCTGAAGAAGGTAAACTTACTTGAAAATACACCCATTGGTGTcatcaatgaattttatcgAATTCTTCCGACGTTAATGGAAACATATAGAGGCATCGTATCAAATGTTTCGCCAATGTTAACTAGTGTGACAGGTCCTGTAATTACTCAAGCCATGAGTGACCtcgaaagttcgtttaaaaattACATGACCGAATTCCTTCGGGGTGATGAACgtggaaataaaagaaaagttgATTATGAACCGGTTGTGAAACGATTAGAATTTCTTAATAATACCGTATCCAGTTTGATGGAATTGACTCAGAATCCGGTTGAGAAAGGTTTTGATACACTTCCACTAGGGGGATCACACAACAGGCTCGCCAGAGGTTTAGGAATCTTGTCTGGAACCAAGCCAATTATACCAATTGTTCCAACCATTCGCAATAGCACATCAAACATTGCTGAGAACATCATCAACAATCCAGTTACTAATTTCGTTCAGGATGCTGTGACGGTGGTAAAATTGGTTTTGGAACACATAGTGATCTGCTTTTACGGTCTTAGTAGCTGTAGTGAAGCCGTGCTAAGCGAACAGCAAGGGGAAGTGCAGACTGTTTAA
- the LOC119084164 gene encoding dopamine N-acetyltransferase, with translation MIFQRITPDRYNDVIVHLRDSFFFDEPLNKAVKLCTAGTGNEELENYSIATLEDGLSIMAINDNEEIAGVALNGILLRGDIEEALINLSQLKDERTKKIFRLLYDQNLKLNLFHRFNVDKIFEIRILSVDAKFRGQGLAKELWRRSEVMATECNFQLMKADATGLFSQKVSISFGFSPCLELSYNTYTDKQGDPIFKVDPPHDNLKIMYKLINQKN, from the exons ATGATTTTCCAAAGAATCACTCCAGACCGTTACAACGACGTCATAGTACATTTACGAGATTCGTTTTTCTTCGACGAGCCACTTAATAAAGCGGTGAAACTATGTACAGCCGGTACGGGAAACGAagaattagaaaattattcCATCGCAACATTGGAGGACGGTCTAAGTATTATGGCAATAAATGATAATGAAGAG ATTGCcggtgttgcattgaatggaATATTGCTGAGAGGTGATATCGAGGAGGCACTCATCAATCTCAGCCAATTGAAGGATGAACGAACTAAGAAAATCTTTCGACTGTTGTAcgatcaaaatttaaaattgaatttgttccATCGTTTCAACGTTgacaaaatattcgaaattcGCATTTTATCGGTTGACGCTAAATTTCGAGGACAAGGCCTAGCGAAAGAACTGTGGAGACGGAGCGAAGTGATGGCTACGGAATGTAATTTTCAG TTGATGAAGGCCGATGCAACTGGATTATTTTCGCAAAAAGTTTCGATATCTTTTGGATTCAGCCCATGTCTAGAGCTTTCGTACAATACGTACACGGATAAGCAAGGTGATCCTATTTTTAAGGTTGATCCACCTCATGACAATCTGAAAATTATGTACAAACTAATCAATCAAAAGAATTAA